In Plasmodium falciparum 3D7 genome assembly, chromosome: 6, the following proteins share a genomic window:
- a CDS encoding stevor, with product MKMYYLKMLLFNFLINVLVLPHYENYQNNHYNIRLIPNNTYRITIKSRLLAQTQIHNPHYHNDPELKEIIDKLNEDAIKKYQQTHDPYEQLQEVVEKNGTKYKGGNDAEPMSTLEKELLQTYEEVFGNESDMLKSGMNTNVDEKSSTCGCTDINGVKLAKTKGRDKYLKHLKHRCTRGICFCSVGSALLTMFGLAVAKKAAVDAILPVYVAAIKKCVSSSSLFHIFHGGSLTTALKATEACASVAGPDIVIPATGAAIGAFPPYGIAALVLLILAVLLIILYIWLYRRRKNSWKHECKKHLCK from the exons GTTATTGTTtaactttttaataaatgtttTAGTATTACCACATTat gaaaattatcaaaataacCATTATAACATAAGGCTCATACCAAATAACACATACAGAATAACGATAAAATCAAGACTCTTAGCACAAACCCAAATCCATAATCCACATTATCATAATGATCCAGAACTCAAAGAAATAATTGATAAATTGAACGAAGACGCAATAAAGAAATACCAACAAACTCATGATCCATATGAACAATTACAAGAAGTAgtagaaaaaaatggaacaaaatataaaggtGGTAATGATGCAGAACCTATGTCAACGctagaaaaagaattattgcAAACATATGAAGAAGTGTTTGGTAACGAAAGTGATATGTTGAAGTCGGGAATGAATACAAATGTTGATGAAAAATCTTCAACATGTGGATGTACTGATATTAATGGTGTGAAATTAGCAAAAACAAAAGGAAGAGATAAGTATTTAAAACACTTAAAACATAGATGTACCCGTGGTATATGTTTTTGCTCAGTTGGTAGTGCATTGTTAACTATGTTCGGTTTGGCAGTTGCAAAAAAAGCTGCCGTTGATGCCATCCTTCCTGTATATGTAGCAGCGATTAAAAAGTGTGTATCCTCCAGTtcattatttcatatatttcatgGTGGTTCATTAACTACAGCTCTTAAAGCAACCGAAGCGTGTGCAAGTGTTGCAGGTCCAGATATAGTCATACCTGCTACAGGTGCTGCTATAGGTGCATTTCCCCCTTATGGTATTGCAGCTTTAGTACTACTTATATTAGCTGTTctacttataatattatacatatggttatatagaagaagaaaaaattcaTGGAAACATGAATGCAAGAAACATTTATgtaagtaa